Part of the Sulfurimonas denitrificans DSM 1251 genome is shown below.
GCATGGGTAAATGTTTGTAATCCTTACCATGACACTGCAAGTGCTAGTCACTGGATTAAAGCAGCTCGTGAGATGGACAACTTTATTGTTACTTCTGATGGATACCCAGGTATCTCTGCAAAAGTTTCAGACCTTATCTTGCCTTCTGCTATGATTTATGAGAAGTGGGGAGCTTATGGAAATGCTGAGCGTCGTACACAACATTGGAGACAACAAGTTCTTCCAGTTGGTGATGCGATGAGTGATACATGGCAGTGGATTGAGCTTTCAAAAAGATTTACAGTAAAAGAAGTATGGGGCGAATGGGCACCATCTGGCTCTAGAAAAGAAGCTCTTCCTAGCGTTATAGAAAAAGCTAAAGCTATGGGGTATAACGAAAATACAACTATGTTTGAAATTCTTTTTGCTAATGATATTGCAAAATCTTACAAACTTGATCAAAATGATCCAATTCAAAAAGGTTATGATAATACAGAAGGTTACGGAGACAGCAGAAAAGTTGTTGGAAGTGATGGAAAAGTATTTGAAGGTTATGGCTTCTTTATTCAAAAATATCTTTTTGAAGAGTATGCTGCATTTACACGTGGACACGGGCATGACCTTGCACCATTTGACATGTACCATAAAGTTCGTGGTCTTAAGTGGCCAGTTGTTGATGGTAAAGAGACTCAGTGGAGATTTAACGCTAAGTACGATCCTTATGCTGCAAAAGCTACAAAAGAGAGTGGTAACTCACATGCATTCTACGGAACTATTGCAAAAGCTCTAAAGAGCGGAGATTTAAAAGGTATGGATAAAAATACTGAACAAAAATCATTAGCTAACAAAGCTAAAATCTTTGCTCGTCCATACATGGATCCACCAGAAATGCCAGATGACAACTACGATGTTTGGTTATGTACAGGTCGTGTACTAGAACACTGGCACTCAGGAACAATGACTATGCGTGTACCTGAACTATATCGTGCAGTTCCAGAAGCTCTATGTTATATGAATCCAAAAGATGCTGAAGCTAAAGACCTTAAACAAGGTGCTCTATGCTGGATTGAATCTCGCCGTGGTAAAGTTAAAGCTAGGGTAGAGACTCGTGGTAGAAACAGACCTCCAAGAGGATTGGTCTTTGTTCCATGGTTTGATGAAAAAGTATTTATCAACAAAGTTTGTCTTGATGCAACATGTCCAATGTCAAAACAGACAGACTTTAAAAAATGTGCTGTAAAAATCTATAAAGCGTAACCAATAAATTAAAGGAGAGATGGCTATTTTGACTAAAAGCCATCTAAAGAAGATGAATAACAAAATGCAAAGTGATAGAAGAAAATTTATTCTTAGAATGGCTAGAGGAGCTGGTATTGCTGCTTTAGGTGGATTTGTATGGAGTGCGTATGTTGATGAAGTAACAGCATCACAGCTCTTGCTTCGTCCACCTGGTGCCATAAAAGAGGAAGATTTTTTAAAAACATGTATAAAGTGTGGGCTTTGTGTTGAAGCTTGTCCTTATAATACTCTATTGCTTGCAAAACCAGGTGATCATAAACCTCTAGGGACTCCATATTTTATTCCTAGAGATGTTCCTTGTTATATGTGCCCAGATATTCCTTGTGTTCCTGTATGTCCTACAGGTGCACTTGATGAAGCTAGTGTTACAACTAATGGCAAACTAGACATAAATATATCAGAGATGGGACTTGCAGTAATTGACAGAGAGACATGTATTGCTTTTTGGGGAATTCAGTGTGATGCATGTTATAGAGCATGTCCAATTTTGGGTCATGCTATAAGTGTTGAATACAACAAAAACGAAAGAACTGGAAAACATGCATACTTAACACCTGTTGTTCATGCTGATGCATGTACTGGCTGTGGACTTTGTGAAAAAGCTTGTGTAACTGAGAAAGCTTCTATTTTTGTACTTCCAAAAGAGGTTGCAATGGGTAAAGCTGGAAACTATTACATCAAAGGCTGGGATAAAAACGATGAGAAACGTTTAGAAGATGCTACTGAGATAAAAACAAAAACAGAAATAAGCAAAGAGAGTGCGATTGACTCTTTAAATGATACGGGAGGTTTATACAAATGAGTATGCTTTGGAATAAATACCGTTATCTATTTTTTAGAAGAACAACTCAAATATCTCTACTGTTTTTATATTTTGGTGCAAATGCTTGGGGTTGGACTCTTCTAATGGGGAATCTTAGCTCATCGTCGCTGCTTAAAACAGTTCCTCTAAGCGATCCATACGCTGTGCTACAGATGATTGCAGCAGGTGCTATTATAGCTACTGACTTGGTAATAGGAGCTCTTATTATAACTATTTTCTATCTTATAGTTGGAGGTCGTGCTTTTTGTAGTTGGGTTTGCCCAATTAACTTAGTAACCGACGCAGCCGCACTTTTAAGAAGACAAATTGGTGTTGATAGTTTTGCAAAAAAACAGCCCGCAACGCGTAATATGCGCTATTGGGTTTTAGCTCTTAGTTTAA
Proteins encoded:
- the napG gene encoding ferredoxin-type protein NapG; translated protein: MAILTKSHLKKMNNKMQSDRRKFILRMARGAGIAALGGFVWSAYVDEVTASQLLLRPPGAIKEEDFLKTCIKCGLCVEACPYNTLLLAKPGDHKPLGTPYFIPRDVPCYMCPDIPCVPVCPTGALDEASVTTNGKLDINISEMGLAVIDRETCIAFWGIQCDACYRACPILGHAISVEYNKNERTGKHAYLTPVVHADACTGCGLCEKACVTEKASIFVLPKEVAMGKAGNYYIKGWDKNDEKRLEDATEIKTKTEISKESAIDSLNDTGGLYK